One segment of Desulfovibrio sp. DNA contains the following:
- a CDS encoding efflux RND transporter permease subunit: MSKERQDADNPPLQGPSAEQADNAVTSAKPEGQASPGRASRLKALLEQGRRHRFGPEALPANLSAPFIRRPVATALLTFAIALAGIVAFGLLPVAPLPQVDFPVVIVRAKLPGAGPETMAATVATPLERSLGRIAGVTEMTSSSTLSNTEVILQFDLDRNIDGAARDVQSSINAARSNLPTMPSNPTYRKVNPAGAPIMILAITSDVLTRTQLYDAASTVLAQKISQLPGVGEVIVGGGALPAVRVDVIPDALNRAGLTMSDVRTALAAANAFMPKGQVESGGQFWLIGASDQLRKSEDYKSLIVARRGDKTVRLSDVAEVKDGPEDVRAMAVSDGKPAVLLIVFRSPGANIIETVDQVKEMLPQLRSWLPESADLGQRLDRSLTIRASLREVEKSLALSMALVVLVTFLFLRNGRATAIPAVAAPVSLLATFGVMYLCGYSLDNLSLMALTVSTGFVVDDAIVVLENIVRRLEMGETPLRAALRGAREVGFTVVSISISLVAVFTPILFMGGLVGRLFREFSVVLTTAVLVSMVVSLTTTPMMSARLLRSKTHEDAAAAQAAGMGSGGLVGWWRRVLARVGDFWGRMLSGMQQGYAATLPVVLRHPRLTICSLLVVIAANVWMYVVVPKGFFPQQDTGVIMGGIRADQSASFQAMQEKLRKLIGVIKADPAVQHVSGHINGGRGGGGVFIALKPLPERKIDAMGVIGRLRAKLAAEPGLQIFLQPAQDIMMGGRGSRSQYQYTLQADNLDDLRSWGRKLQRAMAANALFKDVDSDIEERGLETLVKVDRDALARYGLSMKDVDAALGNAFGQSQASTIYQDKNQYHVVLEYGPDWLAGADALGKVRLPGTSGLVPLLSVATVVPAFAPLSVAHQGQFAAVTISFNLAPGVSLSQAQEALAAIKAELAMPSSVVSGFQGTAKMFSDTAGNQVVLVLAALAALYIVLGMLYESLIHPLTILSTLPSAGGGALLALMACGMEFSVIALIGVLLLCGIVKKNAIMMIDFALEASRTRNLPPDKAIFEACMLRFRPIMMTTAAAILGAVPLALGHGDGAEIRQPLGVTIVGGLLVSQLLTLYTTPVVYLCLDRLSHRFNLWRKARRRSVTRQSKEIVVKP; encoded by the coding sequence ATGAGTAAAGAACGGCAAGACGCGGATAATCCGCCTCTGCAAGGCCCTTCTGCTGAACAGGCCGACAATGCCGTCACCTCGGCAAAGCCGGAGGGGCAGGCCAGCCCTGGCCGTGCGAGCAGGCTCAAAGCCCTGCTGGAGCAGGGCCGCAGGCACCGTTTTGGCCCGGAGGCTCTGCCGGCCAATCTTTCTGCTCCGTTCATCCGGCGGCCTGTTGCCACGGCCTTGCTAACCTTTGCCATTGCCCTTGCAGGCATAGTGGCTTTTGGGCTGTTGCCCGTGGCCCCCCTGCCGCAGGTGGATTTTCCCGTGGTGATCGTGCGCGCCAAGCTGCCCGGCGCAGGGCCGGAAACCATGGCCGCCACGGTGGCCACCCCTCTTGAACGTTCGCTTGGGCGCATTGCCGGGGTCACGGAAATGACCTCCAGTAGCACATTGTCCAATACGGAAGTCATCCTTCAGTTCGACCTTGACAGAAACATTGATGGCGCGGCCAGAGACGTGCAGTCCTCCATCAACGCCGCCCGCTCCAATCTGCCCACCATGCCCTCCAACCCCACCTACCGCAAGGTGAACCCGGCGGGCGCGCCCATCATGATTCTGGCCATTACCTCCGACGTGCTGACCCGTACCCAGCTGTACGATGCGGCCTCAACCGTGCTTGCGCAGAAAATTTCGCAATTGCCGGGCGTGGGCGAGGTCATTGTGGGCGGCGGCGCACTGCCCGCCGTGCGGGTGGACGTGATCCCCGATGCGCTCAACCGCGCGGGGCTGACCATGAGTGATGTGCGCACCGCCCTGGCGGCTGCCAATGCCTTCATGCCCAAGGGGCAAGTGGAGAGCGGCGGCCAGTTCTGGCTGATCGGGGCCAGCGACCAGTTGCGCAAGTCTGAAGACTACAAGTCGCTTATTGTTGCCCGCAGGGGGGATAAAACCGTACGGCTTTCCGATGTCGCCGAGGTCAAGGACGGGCCGGAAGACGTGCGCGCCATGGCTGTATCTGACGGCAAACCGGCGGTGCTGCTGATTGTGTTCCGTTCGCCTGGGGCCAACATTATTGAGACAGTTGATCAGGTAAAGGAAATGCTGCCGCAGTTGCGCTCATGGCTGCCGGAGAGTGCTGATCTGGGGCAGAGGCTTGACCGCTCGCTGACCATCCGCGCCTCGCTGCGCGAAGTGGAAAAAAGCCTTGCGCTTTCCATGGCCCTGGTGGTGCTGGTGACGTTTCTGTTTTTACGCAACGGCAGGGCCACGGCCATTCCGGCGGTGGCGGCTCCCGTGTCCTTGCTGGCGACCTTTGGTGTCATGTATCTGTGCGGCTACAGTCTGGACAATCTCTCGCTCATGGCCCTGACTGTTTCCACTGGCTTTGTGGTGGACGACGCCATCGTGGTGCTCGAAAATATCGTGCGGCGGCTGGAAATGGGCGAAACACCCCTGCGCGCCGCCCTGCGCGGCGCTCGCGAGGTGGGTTTTACCGTCGTTTCCATCTCCATTTCGCTGGTGGCGGTATTCACGCCCATTCTGTTCATGGGTGGGTTGGTGGGGCGGCTGTTCCGAGAATTTTCAGTGGTTCTCACCACTGCAGTGCTGGTTTCCATGGTTGTTTCGCTGACCACAACGCCCATGATGAGCGCCCGCCTGCTGCGCTCCAAGACTCATGAAGATGCCGCAGCAGCTCAGGCCGCCGGGATGGGCTCGGGCGGGCTTGTGGGATGGTGGCGGCGTGTGCTTGCCCGCGTGGGGGACTTCTGGGGGCGCATGCTCTCCGGCATGCAGCAGGGGTACGCTGCAACCCTGCCCGTGGTGCTGCGGCACCCGCGCCTGACCATCTGCTCGCTGTTGGTGGTCATTGCCGCCAATGTGTGGATGTATGTGGTTGTGCCAAAAGGATTTTTCCCGCAGCAGGATACAGGCGTTATCATGGGCGGCATACGTGCCGACCAGAGCGCTTCGTTCCAGGCCATGCAGGAAAAGCTGCGCAAGCTCATCGGCGTTATCAAAGCCGATCCAGCCGTGCAGCACGTTTCGGGCCATATCAACGGCGGGCGCGGCGGCGGTGGGGTGTTCATAGCCCTCAAGCCCCTGCCGGAGCGCAAGATAGACGCCATGGGCGTTATCGGGCGGCTGCGTGCCAAACTTGCTGCAGAACCGGGCTTGCAGATTTTTCTGCAACCAGCGCAGGATATCATGATGGGCGGGCGCGGTTCGCGCTCGCAGTATCAGTATACCTTGCAGGCCGATAATCTGGATGATCTGCGCTCATGGGGGCGCAAGTTGCAAAGGGCTATGGCCGCAAACGCCCTGTTCAAGGATGTGGACAGCGATATTGAGGAGCGCGGCCTCGAAACGCTGGTCAAGGTGGATCGCGACGCCCTGGCCCGCTATGGCCTGAGCATGAAGGATGTAGACGCCGCCCTTGGCAATGCCTTTGGGCAAAGTCAGGCATCGACCATCTATCAGGATAAAAACCAGTATCATGTGGTGCTGGAATACGGGCCTGACTGGTTGGCCGGGGCCGATGCTCTTGGCAAGGTGCGCCTGCCGGGCACAAGCGGTCTTGTGCCGCTGCTCAGCGTCGCCACTGTGGTTCCCGCTTTTGCGCCTCTTTCTGTAGCGCATCAGGGGCAGTTTGCCGCAGTGACCATCTCTTTCAACCTTGCGCCCGGTGTATCGCTTTCTCAGGCGCAGGAGGCGCTGGCTGCCATCAAGGCGGAGCTTGCCATGCCGTCTTCTGTGGTGAGCGGTTTTCAGGGCACGGCAAAAATGTTCAGCGATACAGCTGGCAATCAGGTTGTGCTGGTGCTGGCGGCATTGGCCGCGCTGTATATTGTGCTGGGTATGCTTTATGAAAGTCTCATTCATCCGCTGACCATTCTTTCAACCCTGCCTTCGGCGGGCGGCGGGGCCTTGCTGGCCTTGATGGCCTGCGGCATGGAGTTCAGCGTCATTGCGCTGATCGGCGTATTGCTGCTCTGCGGCATTGTCAAAAAGAATGCCATCATGATGATCGACTTTGCTCTGGAGGCATCGCGCACGCGTAATCTGCCGCCGGATAAAGCGATTTTTGAGGCCTGCATGCTGCGCTTCCGTCCCATCATGATGACCACGGCAGCGGCCATTCTTGGCGCCGTGCCTCTGGCCCTTGGGCATGGCGATGGCGCGGAAATCCGGCAGCCTCTGGGCGTCACCATCGTGGGCGGGCTGCTTGTCAGCCAGCTGCTGACGCTCTACACAACCCCGGTGGTCTATCTGTGCCTTGACCGTCTGAGCCACCGCTTCAACCTCTGGCGTAAAGCTCGGCGTCGCTCGGTGACGCGGCAGAGTAAGGAAATCGTAGTTAAACCATAA
- a CDS encoding MdtA/MuxA family multidrug efflux RND transporter periplasmic adaptor subunit, with protein sequence MPGLQSRQSMASAFGLFSGKRRWVLLLLLAVVALLCWRLFFSGNQARRGMGMDTPPVRVAAALAQDVPHFLNGLGTVLPSSDVLVTSRVDGQLQRLHFKEGQRVKAGDLLAEIDPRPFQATLDQARGTLAKDQAQLDNARKDLARYAKLAEGNFIATQQFETQRALVRQYEGTVEADKAAVDSAALQLSYSRITAPTSGRLGLRNVDEGNMIKASDTSGIVRITEVSPCDVVFTLPESQVPLVVQALRAHEDDVDRRPLPVQAWDREQKHLLDVGGLLSLDNQIDLSTGTVKLKARFPNTEGALYPNQFVNARLQVRVIKNAVTVPTSAVQLGSRGAYVYVAAKNGKGQDAVTVRPVTPGIATDALTVIDKGLEPGEQVVVDGLDRLRDGIEVKITATAETPKAQPAE encoded by the coding sequence ATGCCCGGTCTTCAATCTCGGCAGAGCATGGCCTCTGCTTTTGGTTTGTTTTCAGGCAAGCGTCGATGGGTGCTGCTTTTGCTGCTGGCAGTGGTTGCGCTGCTGTGCTGGCGTTTATTTTTTAGCGGCAATCAGGCGCGCCGCGGCATGGGTATGGATACGCCGCCCGTGCGGGTTGCCGCCGCTCTTGCTCAGGATGTTCCCCATTTTCTCAATGGCTTGGGCACGGTGCTGCCCTCAAGCGATGTGCTCGTGACCAGTCGTGTGGACGGCCAGTTGCAACGCCTGCATTTCAAGGAAGGCCAGCGGGTCAAGGCTGGCGACTTGCTGGCGGAGATCGACCCTAGACCTTTTCAGGCCACGCTGGATCAGGCGCGCGGGACTCTTGCCAAGGATCAGGCCCAGCTGGACAATGCCCGCAAGGATCTGGCCCGCTATGCCAAGCTTGCAGAGGGCAATTTTATTGCGACACAGCAGTTTGAAACCCAGCGCGCCCTTGTGCGCCAGTACGAGGGCACGGTAGAGGCCGACAAGGCCGCTGTGGATTCCGCCGCTCTCCAGTTGAGCTACAGCCGCATCACGGCCCCCACATCGGGCCGCCTGGGCCTGCGCAATGTGGACGAAGGCAACATGATAAAAGCCTCGGACACATCCGGCATTGTACGCATTACCGAGGTCAGCCCCTGTGATGTCGTGTTCACCCTGCCGGAAAGTCAGGTGCCGCTGGTCGTGCAGGCTCTGCGTGCTCACGAAGATGACGTTGACCGCCGCCCCTTGCCTGTTCAGGCCTGGGACAGAGAGCAGAAACATCTGCTTGATGTGGGCGGGCTGCTCTCGCTGGACAACCAGATTGATCTTTCCACCGGCACGGTAAAGCTCAAGGCGCGTTTTCCCAACACGGAAGGGGCCTTGTACCCCAACCAGTTCGTTAACGCCCGTTTGCAGGTGCGCGTCATTAAAAATGCCGTCACAGTACCCACCTCGGCGGTGCAGCTCGGGTCGCGCGGAGCTTACGTCTATGTGGCGGCCAAGAATGGCAAGGGGCAGGATGCCGTAACGGTGCGACCTGTAACCCCCGGCATTGCCACGGACGCCCTGACCGTTATTGATAAGGGCCTTGAACCAGGCGAACAGGTGGTGGTAGACGGTCTTGACCGCCTGCGCGATGGTATTGAAGTGAAAATTACGGCCACCGCAGAAACGCCCAAGGCACAGCCCGCAGAATAG
- a CDS encoding MdtB/MuxB family multidrug efflux RND transporter permease subunit, translated as MNLSRIFILRPIATSLLMVALFLSGLLGYRYLPVAALPQIDYPTIQVQTLYPGASPDVMASVVTAPLERQFGLMPGLVQMSSLSSAGASVVTLQFDLTLALDVAEQEVQAAINAANNLLPSDLPSPPIYNKVNPADPPVITLAVTSDAMPLTRLEDLVDTRMAQKISQLPGVGLVTLSGGQRPAVRVQVNPKALANAGLTLADVRTAISKANVNNAKGSFDGPERASTIDANDQLASADAYAEAIIGYKDGGPLRLRDVAEVVEGAENARLAAYVAGEGMSFRPAIVLSVQRQPGANVIDVADRVLRLLPVLKQTLPGNVDVRVVTDRTTTIRATVHDVQLELLLAVALVIWVIWLFLRNARATIIPALAVPLSLVGTLGVMHLAGYSLNNLTLMALVIATGFVVDDAIVVIENISRYLEQGQKPVQAALTGAGQIGFTIISLTISLVAVLIPLLFMGDVVGRLFREFAVTLAVTILISAVISLTLTPMLCAIMLRPEQHDGSHAQQEDGSFFTRLLAWYEEKLDWVLQHQSLTLAVAVGTLVLTVLLYIGVPKGFFPVQDTGVIQGVAEAPQDTSFEAMAGRQRQLADLILQDPAVESVVFFVGVDGVNQSMGTSRLSVELKPLDDRDARAPAIARRIMEKSTALPGMTLYLQPVQDLTIEDRISRTQYQFSIEALDRDQLDQWLPRIVNALAQRPELEMVTSDYQNPGRMAWLNINRDAAGRLGISMSTIDNALYDALGQRLISTIFTQTNQYKVVLETAPRFRLGPQSIENIYVTGGDGKPVPLTSLATLEERPVRLSIARQGQFPVATISFNVARGSSLGAAVKAVEETEKELELPTALRTQLQGAAKAFTTSTDNQVWLILAAIITMYIVLGVLYESYVHPVTILSTLPSAGVGALLALILADMDLGVVGIIGIILLIGIVKKNAIMMIDFALDAERNEGKEPLAAIRQACLLRLRPILMTTMAALLGALPLMVGWGMGAELRRPLGVTMVGGLIFSQALTLFTTPVIYLWFDRVSRRFKGHAADSGAGQGGTAARSKPPQEARP; from the coding sequence ATGAACCTATCGCGCATATTTATTTTACGGCCCATCGCCACCTCGCTGCTCATGGTGGCCCTGTTTCTTTCAGGGCTGCTTGGATACCGCTATTTGCCCGTGGCGGCCCTGCCTCAGATAGATTACCCCACCATTCAGGTCCAGACGCTCTATCCTGGCGCATCGCCTGATGTTATGGCCTCTGTCGTCACGGCCCCCCTTGAGCGCCAGTTTGGCCTCATGCCCGGCCTTGTGCAGATGAGTTCCCTTTCCTCCGCCGGCGCCTCGGTGGTGACCCTGCAATTCGACCTCACGCTTGCGTTGGATGTGGCCGAGCAGGAAGTGCAGGCGGCCATCAACGCCGCAAATAACCTGCTGCCCAGCGATCTGCCTTCGCCGCCCATTTACAACAAGGTTAACCCGGCGGATCCCCCGGTCATCACCCTTGCCGTCACCAGCGACGCCATGCCCCTCACCCGGCTGGAAGACCTGGTAGACACACGCATGGCCCAGAAAATCTCGCAACTGCCTGGTGTGGGCCTTGTGACGCTTTCAGGCGGGCAGCGCCCCGCCGTGCGGGTGCAGGTGAACCCCAAGGCGCTGGCCAATGCGGGCCTTACCTTGGCGGACGTGCGCACGGCCATTTCCAAGGCCAACGTCAACAACGCCAAGGGCAGCTTTGACGGCCCGGAACGGGCCAGCACCATTGACGCCAACGATCAGCTTGCCTCTGCCGATGCCTATGCCGAGGCCATAATCGGCTACAAGGACGGCGGCCCTCTGCGCCTGCGCGACGTGGCCGAAGTGGTGGAGGGTGCGGAAAACGCCCGCCTTGCAGCCTATGTGGCAGGGGAGGGCATGAGCTTTCGGCCTGCAATCGTTCTCTCGGTGCAACGCCAGCCAGGAGCCAACGTCATAGACGTTGCAGACAGGGTTTTGCGGCTTTTGCCCGTGCTCAAGCAAACCTTGCCCGGCAATGTGGACGTGCGCGTGGTTACGGACCGCACCACAACCATCCGCGCCACGGTACACGATGTGCAGCTTGAATTGCTGCTGGCTGTGGCGCTGGTGATCTGGGTTATCTGGCTGTTTTTGCGCAATGCCAGGGCCACCATTATTCCTGCTCTGGCTGTGCCGCTTTCGCTGGTGGGCACCCTTGGCGTCATGCATCTTGCCGGGTACTCGCTGAACAATCTCACGCTCATGGCTCTGGTTATCGCCACCGGCTTTGTGGTGGATGACGCCATTGTGGTGATTGAAAATATCTCGCGCTATCTTGAGCAGGGGCAAAAACCCGTGCAGGCCGCCCTGACCGGGGCAGGGCAGATAGGCTTTACCATTATTTCGCTGACCATTTCGCTGGTGGCGGTGCTTATTCCCCTGCTGTTCATGGGGGATGTGGTGGGGCGGCTGTTCCGCGAATTTGCGGTAACGCTGGCCGTGACCATTCTTATTTCTGCGGTTATTTCACTCACGCTCACGCCCATGCTCTGCGCCATCATGCTGCGCCCCGAGCAGCATGACGGAAGTCATGCGCAGCAGGAAGACGGCAGTTTTTTTACGCGTCTGCTGGCCTGGTATGAAGAAAAACTCGATTGGGTACTGCAACACCAGAGCCTGACTCTGGCTGTGGCGGTGGGAACGCTGGTGCTCACGGTTCTGCTGTACATTGGCGTACCCAAGGGCTTTTTTCCTGTGCAGGATACGGGCGTCATCCAGGGGGTGGCCGAAGCGCCGCAGGATACGTCCTTTGAGGCCATGGCCGGGCGGCAACGCCAGTTGGCCGACCTCATACTGCAAGACCCTGCGGTTGAGAGCGTGGTGTTTTTTGTGGGTGTGGACGGCGTCAACCAGAGCATGGGAACTTCACGCCTTTCGGTGGAACTGAAGCCGCTGGATGACCGTGATGCCCGCGCGCCTGCCATTGCGCGTCGCATTATGGAAAAATCCACTGCTCTGCCCGGTATGACTCTGTATTTGCAGCCTGTACAGGATCTGACCATAGAAGACCGCATTTCACGCACCCAGTACCAGTTTTCAATAGAAGCGCTGGACAGGGATCAGCTGGATCAGTGGCTGCCGCGTATTGTGAACGCCCTTGCCCAGCGGCCAGAGCTTGAAATGGTCACCAGCGACTACCAGAATCCGGGCCGCATGGCATGGCTGAACATTAATCGTGACGCCGCTGGCCGCCTTGGCATAAGCATGTCGACCATTGACAACGCTCTGTACGATGCCCTTGGGCAGCGGCTGATTTCAACCATTTTCACGCAGACCAACCAGTACAAGGTCGTGCTTGAAACCGCCCCCCGTTTCCGCCTGGGGCCGCAGTCCATTGAAAATATCTATGTTACGGGCGGCGACGGCAAACCAGTGCCGCTCACAAGCCTGGCAACGCTTGAGGAGCGCCCCGTGCGGCTCTCCATTGCGCGTCAGGGGCAGTTCCCGGTGGCGACCATTTCTTTCAACGTGGCGCGCGGCTCTTCGCTGGGCGCGGCGGTCAAAGCTGTGGAAGAAACCGAAAAAGAACTGGAGCTGCCCACGGCCCTGCGCACCCAGTTGCAGGGCGCGGCCAAGGCCTTCACCACATCTACGGACAATCAGGTCTGGCTTATTCTGGCGGCCATCATCACCATGTATATCGTGCTGGGCGTGCTGTACGAAAGTTACGTTCACCCCGTCACCATTCTTTCCACCCTGCCGTCTGCGGGCGTGGGGGCGCTGCTGGCCCTGATACTGGCAGATATGGATCTTGGCGTGGTGGGTATCATCGGCATCATCCTGCTCATCGGCATCGTCAAGAAAAACGCCATCATGATGATCGACTTTGCGCTGGATGCAGAACGCAACGAAGGCAAGGAGCCGCTTGCCGCCATTCGTCAGGCTTGCCTGCTGCGTCTGCGGCCCATCCTCATGACCACAATGGCGGCTCTGCTGGGCGCATTGCCCCTTATGGTCGGCTGGGGCATGGGCGCGGAATTGCGGCGTCCTCTGGGCGTGACCATGGTTGGCGGGCTTATTTTCAGCCAGGCGCTCACCCTGTTCACAACGCCTGTTATCTATCTGTGGTTTGACCGCGTGAGCCGCCGCTTCAAGGGCCATGCGGCAGACAGCGGAGCAGGGCAGGGCGGAACCGCAGCCAGGAGCAAGCCTCCGCAAGAGGCCCGGCCATGA
- a CDS encoding HAMP domain-containing sensor histidine kinase, whose translation MPRPEPPLAGSYAAAPRRRTSIRRRLLAAFVFLALIMSAALGIVGRLSFDSLATYLVGWHARPVMEAFIEAEKRAWEAEDNGGGNLYYGEDLAVVMHWRFLVGKQVPQQWQEMPDGLHFINHMEEFILIERRDDVIYVLNGGTGAFLALKQRLNRILLLCAVSGLALAVVLAVVLSRRLTGPLSRLTTAVESRPPERMQAHAQETPDGMAPIPLTGLDDEVGVLARAIAAREEALQRFVLRESNFTGDVSHELRTPLTVMQGGLEILELQLQRLPQAESLAPVVQRLLRTTARMSNTVRTLLMLARRPEEIEFQTLDCSALLWGIVREMEGDGLLHCSSASGRLPDPAPVSSTDLASEFASGLADAPSQSSFSGNDAPSHETATVPTPRIAGKKAHGRGPEQRPPVALQADIAPTVLARGQKELAAIVFNNLLDNACQYTENGRASVSLCQGELLVRNRGCIPPGVDIFARGVRCTQKAVSGSGLGLSLALRACERLGWRLDMVSDPADGEAVFRVIFSQTSHGVDI comes from the coding sequence ATGCCCCGGCCAGAACCACCGCTTGCAGGCAGCTACGCAGCCGCACCCCGCCGCAGAACCAGCATCCGCCGTCGTCTGCTGGCGGCTTTTGTGTTTCTGGCCCTGATCATGAGCGCGGCCCTGGGCATCGTGGGGCGGCTCTCCTTTGATTCGCTGGCAACCTACCTTGTGGGCTGGCACGCAAGACCCGTGATGGAAGCCTTTATTGAGGCAGAAAAACGCGCCTGGGAAGCCGAAGACAACGGCGGCGGCAACCTCTATTACGGCGAAGACCTTGCCGTGGTCATGCACTGGCGTTTTCTTGTGGGCAAGCAGGTACCGCAGCAGTGGCAGGAGATGCCGGACGGCCTGCACTTCATCAACCACATGGAAGAATTTATTCTCATTGAGCGCAGGGATGACGTCATCTATGTGCTTAATGGCGGCACGGGCGCTTTTTTGGCCCTGAAGCAGCGCCTGAACCGTATTTTGTTGCTCTGCGCCGTCAGCGGCCTCGCGCTGGCGGTTGTGCTGGCGGTTGTGCTGAGCCGCCGCCTCACCGGGCCGCTCAGCAGGCTCACCACTGCTGTGGAAAGCCGACCCCCGGAGCGTATGCAGGCCCATGCGCAGGAAACGCCGGATGGCATGGCTCCCATTCCGCTGACAGGTCTTGATGACGAAGTGGGCGTACTGGCGCGGGCTATTGCTGCGCGCGAAGAAGCCCTGCAACGGTTTGTTTTGCGCGAAAGCAACTTCACGGGCGATGTGAGCCATGAGCTGCGTACGCCGCTAACAGTTATGCAGGGCGGCCTTGAAATTCTTGAACTGCAACTGCAAAGGCTGCCGCAGGCTGAAAGTCTCGCCCCGGTGGTGCAGCGCCTGTTGCGCACAACGGCTCGTATGTCCAATACCGTGCGCACCCTGCTGATGCTGGCTCGCCGGCCCGAAGAAATAGAATTTCAAACGCTGGATTGCAGCGCTTTGCTGTGGGGGATAGTGCGGGAAATGGAAGGGGACGGTCTGCTGCATTGCTCTTCTGCTTCCGGCCGCTTGCCCGATCCTGCTCCTGTTAGTAGTACTGACTTGGCCTCTGAATTTGCCTCGGGCCTTGCTGATGCACCGTCTCAATCGTCTTTTTCAGGTAATGATGCCCCCTCCCATGAAACTGCCACGGTGCCCACGCCACGCATCGCTGGCAAAAAAGCGCACGGGCGAGGCCCGGAGCAGCGCCCGCCTGTAGCTTTGCAAGCTGATATCGCCCCCACTGTACTGGCCCGTGGGCAAAAAGAACTGGCGGCGATCGTGTTCAACAATCTGCTGGACAATGCCTGCCAGTATACTGAAAATGGGCGCGCCAGTGTTTCCCTGTGTCAGGGAGAGCTGCTTGTTCGCAATCGCGGGTGTATCCCCCCTGGTGTTGATATTTTTGCCAGGGGTGTGCGCTGTACCCAAAAGGCAGTCAGCGGCAGTGGCCTTGGTCTTTCGCTGGCGCTCAGAGCCTGCGAAAGGCTTGGCTGGCGGCTTGATATGGTTTCAGATCCGGCAGACGGCGAAGCTGTCTTCCGTGTAATATTTTCTCAGACATCTCATGGAGTTGACATATAA
- a CDS encoding NirD/YgiW/YdeI family stress tolerance protein → MRYLLVMIMSLMLAAPAFAASTTDAPAAPHAARKAKGVTKVAPVDTVAKALAAANKTPVSVTGTIVEPVQGKKNRYVFEDSTGRMTVALGKKAAAAAHIEAQSKVHLTGVMVVKAGKEGVMAVRKAEMQQ, encoded by the coding sequence ATGCGTTATCTGCTCGTTATGATCATGTCCCTCATGCTTGCCGCCCCGGCCTTTGCCGCCAGCACCACCGATGCTCCTGCTGCCCCTCATGCTGCCCGCAAGGCCAAGGGCGTGACAAAAGTCGCTCCGGTCGATACGGTAGCCAAGGCTTTGGCCGCTGCCAACAAAACCCCCGTGTCCGTTACCGGCACCATCGTGGAACCTGTGCAGGGCAAGAAAAACCGCTACGTCTTTGAAGACAGCACTGGCCGCATGACCGTGGCCCTTGGCAAAAAGGCCGCCGCTGCCGCGCATATTGAAGCGCAGAGCAAGGTTCACCTGACCGGCGTCATGGTGGTCAAGGCTGGCAAAGAAGGCGTGATGGCCGTGCGTAAGGCTGAAATGCAGCAGTAG
- a CDS encoding response regulator transcription factor, whose translation MAVALLLVEDNEDILANLYAFLEPLGYELDCARNGRTGLAMALDQHFDCIVLDIMLPGIDGISLCRELRDKHHKHTPIIMLTARDAVADRVQGLEAGADDYLVKPFALKELEARIRALLRRGRMSSGNSADGGAVWTYADLTFNSGEHWAERQGRRLRLSPTGFRILDELMRVAPGLVRREDLEHALWGDDPPEGSALRTHIHELRRELDKPFAAPLLHTVPHVGYRLSTDPGDND comes from the coding sequence ATGGCCGTTGCCCTTTTGCTTGTGGAGGACAACGAGGATATTCTCGCCAACCTCTACGCCTTTCTGGAACCGCTGGGCTATGAGCTTGACTGCGCGCGCAACGGCAGAACGGGTCTTGCCATGGCGCTTGACCAGCACTTTGACTGCATAGTGCTGGACATAATGCTGCCCGGCATTGACGGCATAAGCCTGTGCCGCGAACTGCGCGACAAGCACCACAAACACACTCCCATCATCATGCTTACAGCCAGGGATGCCGTGGCAGACCGGGTGCAGGGGCTTGAAGCCGGGGCTGACGATTACCTCGTCAAACCTTTTGCCCTCAAGGAGCTTGAAGCCCGCATACGTGCCCTGCTGCGGCGTGGGCGCATGTCTTCCGGCAATAGCGCCGATGGCGGGGCTGTGTGGACATATGCGGATCTGACATTTAATTCGGGCGAGCACTGGGCCGAGCGGCAGGGCCGCCGCCTGCGCCTGAGCCCCACGGGTTTTCGCATTCTTGATGAACTGATGCGCGTTGCGCCCGGCCTCGTGCGGCGCGAAGACCTGGAGCACGCCCTCTGGGGGGACGACCCGCCGGAAGGCAGCGCCCTGCGCACCCATATTCATGAGCTGCGGCGCGAACTGGACAAACCCTTTGCCGCCCCCCTGCTGCACACCGTGCCGCATGTAGGCTATCGCCTGAGTACCGACCCCGGAGACAACGACTGA
- a CDS encoding NirD/YgiW/YdeI family stress tolerance protein, translated as MQTVRPAPYLFILFLAFSLVISMESAPVAAGFEGPGVATTVTRAVDVLGAQDDAPCVLEGHLVEKLPRRKHRYLFEDHSGQVVVEIDNKIFEQLTITPKDKVRLQGHVDWNRKRPNEVEVDSISVMGPITPKDLPETAAPAQKTGPARR; from the coding sequence ATGCAAACAGTGCGCCCCGCCCCGTATCTTTTTATTCTGTTCCTTGCGTTCAGTCTTGTGATCTCTATGGAATCAGCTCCGGTCGCAGCGGGTTTTGAAGGGCCTGGCGTTGCCACCACCGTAACGCGGGCTGTTGACGTGCTGGGCGCGCAGGATGACGCGCCATGCGTTCTTGAGGGGCATCTGGTGGAAAAGCTGCCACGCCGCAAGCACCGCTACCTGTTTGAGGATCACAGTGGTCAGGTTGTTGTGGAAATCGACAACAAAATTTTTGAGCAACTGACGATCACGCCCAAGGACAAGGTGCGCCTGCAAGGGCATGTGGACTGGAACCGCAAGCGGCCCAACGAGGTGGAAGTGGATTCCATATCCGTCATGGGGCCCATAACGCCAAAGGATCTGCCTGAAACAGCGGCTCCGGCGCAAAAAACTGGCCCTGCAAGGCGCTGA